From a single Oceanobacillus kimchii X50 genomic region:
- a CDS encoding HAAS signaling domain-containing protein has product MNKHEFLQKLQAKLTNIPDHEQKEITRDIEEHFIAGLEEGKTEEQIADSLGSPQQLAKDVTANYHVEKVNQNTSSENIFRATWAVLGLGFLNVVIVLGPLLVVASIVISLWTVSASFVFQFIALIVKVIITPSAFQLFELFFSITLVGSGLLLGIAMYYVSKYLIHLFIRYLNFNIRIVKGGASK; this is encoded by the coding sequence ATGAATAAACACGAGTTTTTGCAAAAGCTACAAGCTAAACTAACTAACATCCCAGATCATGAACAAAAAGAAATAACTCGCGATATAGAGGAACATTTCATCGCTGGTTTAGAGGAAGGAAAGACGGAAGAACAAATTGCTGATTCCTTAGGTTCGCCTCAACAATTAGCAAAAGATGTTACAGCTAATTATCATGTTGAAAAAGTAAACCAAAACACTTCCTCCGAAAACATATTTAGAGCAACCTGGGCAGTTTTAGGATTAGGATTCCTAAATGTAGTCATCGTATTAGGTCCTTTGTTAGTAGTGGCTAGTATAGTTATCTCTTTATGGACAGTTTCCGCTTCATTTGTATTTCAGTTTATCGCTCTAATCGTAAAAGTCATAATAACTCCGAGTGCTTTCCAGCTTTTTGAATTATTCTTTTCTATTACACTAGTTGGTTCAGGATTACTTTTAGGAATTGCAATGTATTATGTATCAAAGTATCTTATCCATCTTTTTATACGCTATTTAAACTTTAATATTAGAATTGTCAAAGGCGGTGCAAGTAAATGA
- a CDS encoding PadR family transcriptional regulator: protein MNAQFKKGVLELCVLVLLEKQDLYGYEVIKRITEKIDISEGSIYPILRRLLKQDLCTSYLQESSEGPSRKYYRLTNNGKKHLKDLKEEYNTFKHGVESLMKEEI, encoded by the coding sequence ATGAACGCTCAATTTAAAAAAGGTGTATTGGAGTTATGCGTTTTAGTACTTTTAGAGAAACAAGATTTATATGGATATGAAGTAATTAAACGAATAACTGAGAAAATCGATATTTCCGAAGGGTCCATTTATCCAATCTTAAGAAGGCTTTTAAAACAAGACCTCTGCACAAGCTATTTACAAGAATCTTCGGAGGGGCCAAGTCGGAAATATTACCGTTTAACAAATAACGGAAAAAAACACCTTAAAGATTTAAAGGAAGAATACAACACATTCAAACACGGGGTGGAATCCCTAATGAAGGAGGAAATATAA